GCACGTTATGTTCACGTAAGTGCCGCGCAGCAAGCTCAATCGTTTCGCCTGCACCGACCAGTAATACGGTCACGGTCGATAAAGATTCAAAGATTTGTCGCGCCAGCGTACAGGCGGCAAACGCAACCGATACGGCGCTCGCGCCAATTTCAGTTTCAGTTCGGACTCGTTTCGCGACAGAGAAGGATTTCTGGAACATGCGTTCCAGTTCGCTGGAAAGCGAATGCCCTTTTTGGGAGTCGGCAAAGGCTTTTTTGACCTGGCCTAAAATTTGTGGCTCGCCGAGTACTAGCGAATCAAGACCACTTGCGACACGCATTAAATGCGTGACTGCATCGTTGTCGTGATGCCAGTACAGGCTTTTACGCACTTCCTCTTCGTTGAGGTTGTGGTAATTACACAGCCAGCGTACGAGTTTCTCGTGCAGATTTTCCTGTTCTTCAACGCTCAGATACAACTCAGTTCGATTGCACGTAGACAGCACAACGCCGCCCTGCACCATCGGCTGTTCAAGCAGGCTGTTCAACGCCAGGTCGAGCGTGTCCGGCGAAAACGTAACACGTTCTCGCAGCGAGACTGGAGCTGTTTTGTGGTTGATGCCAAGTGCTAATAGGGTCATTGAGCGGTCTGAGTAATACCGATGTTGATAAGGATTAACTCGGCGCATCATACAGGATGCGCGCAGTCAATAAAAGAGAGCCACCCCTTGCGGGGTATCAGTGCAATTAATGATTTAAGACAACTTGACCGTAGACGGCCAGACCGACCACCGCTAGCATAAACAGTTAACAACTAAAATGATTGAGAAGGATCTGCTGCCGCTATGTTTATGCCGAAAGCCCGTCTGCTGTGCCTTGCGCCACTGGCAAGCCTTGTTTTGACTGCTTGTGTAACCCCACAATCCAGCGGTCCAGGCAAAAGTCCTGACTCTCCACAGTGGTTGCAACACCAGCAACAAGTGCAAAAAATCACCCAATATCAGACGCGTGGTGCTTTTGCCTATCTTTCTGATAGCCAAAAAGTTTATGCGCGTTATAACTGGCAACAAACTTCGCCAGACCGTTATCGTTTATTGCTGACTAACCCATTAGGCAGCACCGAACTCGAACTCAATGCGCAGCCAGGCGTTGTCCAACTGACTGACCGCAATGGTAAAAAGTACGTTGCCGATAACGCCGAAGAGATGATTGGCCGCCTGACCGGAATGCCTATTCCGATCAATAGCCTGCGTCAATGGATTCTTGGCCTGCCAGGCGATGCCACTGACTATAAAATTGATGCCCAGTATCGTCTGAGCGAAGTCAATTACACGCAAGACGGTAAAACCTGGAAAGTGGTTTACAGTGATTATGACGACAGTGTGAAACCTGCTCTGCCTTCAAACATGGAATTGCGCGAAGGTTCGCAACGTATCAAGCTCAAAATGGATAGCTGGACGGTTAAGTAATGAAAAATCGTTGGCCGTCACCGGCAAAATTGAACTTATTTTTGTACATCACGGGCCGTCGTGAAGATGGATACCATAATTTACAAACTTTATTTCAGTTCCTCGATTATGGCGACACCATCATCATTGAGCCCAAAAACGATGGCCAAATTCGTTTATCTACCCCTGTTGAAGGGGTGCCGAATGAAGAAAATTTAATTGTCCGTGCCGCCCGATTATTGCAAGACACCGCCTTACTGATGGGGACATTGCCTCAGGGGGCGGGAGCCGAGATAAGCGTTGAAAAACGCTTGCCTATGGGGGGCGGTTTAGGCGGAGGTTCTTCAAACGCAGCAACGGTTTTAGTGGCGTTAAACCACGTGTGGAACACCGGCCTGACTGAAGATCAGCTGGCTGCACTGGGTGTTACCCTGGGTGCCGATGTGCCGGTATTCGTAAGAGGATTTGCCGCTTTTGCCGAGGGTGTTGGCGAGAAGCTTACCCCTGTCTCACCACCAGAAAAGTGGTACCTGGTTGCGCATCCTGGTGTCAGCATTCCGACGCCGGTTATTTTTAAAGATCCGGAGCTACCACGAAATACCCCGATTAGATCAATTGACACGTTATTAAACTGTGAATTTGGTAATGATTGTGAGGTTATCGCAAGAAAACGTTTTCGTAAGGTTGATGACCTGCTTTCCTGGCTGTTAGAATACGCGCCGTCGCGCCTGACCGGCACCGGCGCTTGTGTGTTTGCTGAATTTGACACCGAGAACGCTGCCCGCCAGGTGCTTGAGCAAGCCCCGGAATGGCTGCATGGGTTTGTTGCGCGAGGCGTTAATGTCTCCCCGCTGCATCAGGCCATATCCGGGCAAGCTGAGTATTGGTGACAACGTCACCTTGTTTCAGACGTTGCATCAAGCTCTTTATACACCGCCTGGATGGCGCTACCCCGCCCGCATATGCTGCGGTAGTACCATCCGCCACTGGACGCATGCCTGAGGTTTTTCTCGTGCCTGATATGAAGCTTTTTGCTGGTAACGCCACCCCGGAACTAGCACAACGTATTGCCAACCGCCTGTACACCTCCCTTGGTGACGCCGCCGTCGGTCGTTTTAGCGACGGAGAAGTAAGCGTACAAATCAACGAAAATGTACGCGGTGGTGATATTTTCATCATCCAGTCCACCTGTGCACCCACCAATGACAACCTTATGGAATTGGTTGTTATGGTAGACGCCCTGCGCCGTGCTTCTGCAGGTCGTATCACCGCTGTTATCCCTTACTTTGGTTATGCTCGTCAGGATCGTCGTGTGCGTTCTGCCCGTGTGCCAATCACCGCGAAAGTGGTTGCTGACTTCCTCTCAAGTGTTGGGGTTGACCGTGTTCTCACCGTGGACTTGCACGCAGAACAGATTCAGGGCTTCTTCGATGTTCCTGTAGATAACGTCTTCGGTAGCCCAATCCTGCTGGAAGATATGCTGCAAATCGGCCTGGAAAATCCAATCGTGGTTTCTCCAGATATCGGTGGCGTTGTGCGTGCTCGTGCTATCGCAAAACTGCTCAACGATACCGACATGGCTATCATCGACAAACGTCGTCCTCGCGCTAACGTTTCCCAGGTTATGCACATCATCGGTGATGTATCCGGCCGTGATTGCGTACTGGTTGACGATATGATCGATACCGGCGGTACTCTGTGTAAAGCTGCTGAAGCGCTGAAAGAACGTGGTGCAAAACGTGTGTTTGCTTATGCAACTCACCCGATTTTCTCCGGCAATGCGGTTCACAACCTGCGTAACTCCGTTATCGACGAAGTTATCGTATGTGACACCATCCCACTGTCTGATGAAATCAAAGCACTGCCAAACGTCCGCACCCTGACTCTGTCCGGTATGCTGGCTGAAGCAATTCGCCGTATCAGCAATGAAGAATCAATCTCTGCGATGTTCGAGCACTAATCGAACTCGCATAAAAAACCCGCTGCGGCGGGTTTTTTCTTTTCTATCACCTGCCATTTTTGACAGATGATGCGCTCACGGATGGAATCAAAGTGAAAACCGTATCTTCTTCTGTATTGCCTTTCCGCGCTCTGGTAGATGCTTGTTGGCGTGAGAAATACACCGTATCCCGTTTTAGCCGCGACGTTATTGCCGGGATTACCGTTGGGATTATTGCCATTCCACTGGCGATGGCGTTGGCTATCGGAAGCGGTGTAGCACCTCAATATGGCCTGTACACTTCGGCGGTTGCAGGTATTGTGATTGCGCTAAGCGGTGGCTCACGCTTTAGCGTTTCCGGCCCTACCGCGGCCTTTGTGGTCATCCTCTATCCGGTGGCACAGCAATTTGGCCTTGCCGGTTTGCTTATCGCGACATTAATGTCCGGCCTGTTTCTTATTTTATTTGGACTGGCACGTTTTGGCCGCCTGATTGAATATATTCCCCTTTCCGTGACGCTCGGTTTTACCTCCGGGATTGGGATTACTATCGCCACCATGCAGGTAAAAGATTTCTTTGGCCTCCAGCTTCCCCACGTCCCCGAACATTACCTGAATAAAGTGGCGGCGCTGGCAATGGCGATGCCGACCTTAAATCTCGGCGATGCGGCAATAGGCGTGGTCACACTCGGCGTGTTAATTCTCTGGCCGCGCCTGGGCATTCGTTTACCAGGTCATTTACCCGCACTTTTAGCCGGTTGCGCTGTTATGGCGATTGTTCATGCGATGGGCGCTGATGTGGCAACGATTGGTTCACGCTTCCACTATGTGCTCGCCGATGGCACGCAAGGTAACGGAATTCCGCAGCTGTTACCGCAATTGATGCTGCCGTGGAACATTCCCGACTCAAACTTTACGCTAAGTTGGGACTCCCTGAGTGCCCTGCTTCCGGCGGCATTTTCGATGGCGATGCTCGGTGCCATTGAATCGCTGTTGTGCGCCGTGGTGTTAGACGGCATGACCGGCACCAAACACAACGCCAACAGCGAACTTATCGGCCAGGGGTTGGGCAATATTATTGCGCCATTCTTCGGCGGGATAACCGCCACCGCCGCGATTGCCCGTTCAGCCGCCAACGTACGCGCAGGTGCAACCTCCCCGATAGCCGCCGTGATTCATGCGCTGCTGGTGATTATGGCGTTGTTGGTGTTAGCACCGTTGCTTTCATGGCTACCGCTTTCGGCAATGGCTGCACTGTTGCTGATGGTTGCATGGAATATGAGTGAAGCGCATAAAGTGCTGAGCCTGCTGCGCCATGCGCCAAAAGACGACATTATCGTGATGCTTATCTGCATGTCATTGACGGTGTTGTTCGACATGGTTATCGCCATCAGCGTGGGGATTGTACTGGCCTCGCTGTTGTTTATGCGCCGCATTGCGCGCATGACTCGGCTGGCGCCTGTAAACGTCCAGACGCCGGAAGGTGTGCTGGCTTTGCGCGTAACCGGTCCGCTGTTCTTTGCTGCGGCAGAAGGATTATTTAATGACCTCGCCCAACGTATTGAGCAAAACCATCTGATTATTTTGCAGTGGGATGCGGTTCCAGTACTTGATGCGGGAGGACTGGATGCGTTTCAACGTTTCGTTGAGAAGCTGCCGGAAGGTTGCGAATTACGAGTGACGAATCTTGAATTTCAGCCGTTGAAGACTCTTGCACGCGCTGGCGTTAAACCTATTGCAGGCCGCCTTGCTTTCTTCCCGGATATTCACGCAGCTCTGGCTGAGTAACATTTGGGCAAAAAAAACGGTTCTCAGAGAACCGTTTTCGTTTAATCCCGAGGATTAACTGTGACGATGATTATCATCACGGCGACAACGTTTATCAAAGTGGCGTACCCACCAATAACGGTCGCAGACTTGTTCGTGTCCCCCCACGCGTGCACCAGCTAGCCAAAGAACCGCACCAACAAAGATGCTCAGAACAGCACCGTGGGCGAAATATTGCGGGAAGTTAAACTGTGGGAGTTGGTTTAAAATGGAGTAACCGACACCACCCACCATGACGACAAGCCCCAACCCCATGAAAATATTGCCGAGTAACGAAGCGTTTTTGCGTTTCATATGTCACCTCCGGGTGTTACTGGGTCGGCGGGGAAAATCCCCATTCCTTGTGTGTAAAGTATAGACAACACCGCTTCGGATTATGTGCGTCAGCGATCACAATTACGAACGAAGGACTACAAATATTTACAAATAACTCGCTGAATAGCATGAAATTACAATGGTTAACCACGGGAACTATTCAATAGTTTGGGTAGCGGCACATTGCCGCTTTGTCATCGTGACATCAGCGCAGTAAACTACGCGGCTCTGGTCTGTTTTCAGGAAATTAAACGTGAGTATTAAATTAATAGTTGGCCTGGCAAACCCAGGTGCGGAATATGCGGCGACTCGCCATAACGCTGGGGCGTGGTATGTGGATCTGCTGGCACAGCGCCATAACCAGTCGCTAAAAGAAGAGAGCAAATTCTTCGGTTACACCGCGCGCATAAACCTTGCAGGTGAAGATGTTCGCCTGTTAGTGCCAACCACGTTTATGAACCTCAGTGGTAAAGCTGTCGCTGCAATGGCGACCTTTTTCCGTATTGCTCCGGATGAGATCCTCGTCGCCCATGATGAGTTAGATTTGCCGCCTGGCGTAGCAAAATTCAAACTCGGTGGCGGCCACGGTGGCCACAATGGTCTGAAAGATATCATCAGCAAATTAGGCAATAACCCAAACTTTCACCGCTTACGTGTCGGAATTGGTCATCCAGGCGATAAAAACAAAGTTGTTGGTTTCGTACTGGGTAAACCGCCGCTGAGCGAACAAAAGTTGATTGACGACGCGGTAGACGAAGCAGCACGTTGCACCGAAGTTTGGTTAAAAGAAGGGTTGACCAAAGCGACCAACCGCCTACATGCCTTTAAGGCACAATAACGCATGCGCGGCTGTCAGGCAGGATTTCTGCCCCCGTTATACAGCGTTTGGGTGTATAATGGGGAAAGTTACGATCATTTTATCAATGAGATAACGTTAACTCATTGAATATCAAGTCATTAAGGTGAATTAAACCATGGGATTCAAATGCGGTATCGTCGGCTTGCCGAACGTTGGTAAATCAACCCTGTTCAACGCGCTCACCAAAGCGGGAATTGAAGCAGCAAACTTCCCGTTCTGTACCATTGAGCCGAACACTGGTGTGGTACCGATGCCGGACCCACGTCTGGATAAACTGGCCGAAATCGTTAAACCACAACGCATTCTGCCTACAACCATGGAATTCGTTGATATCGCCGGTCTGGTGAAAGGCGCGTCCAAAGGTGAAGGCCTGGGTAACCAGTTCCTGACTAACATTCGTGAAACCGAAGCTATCGGCCACGTTGTACGTTGTTTTGAAAACGACAATATCATTCACGTGAATAACAAAGTCGATCCTGCTGATGATATCGACGTTATCAACACCGAACTGGCGCTTTCTGACCTCGACACCTGCGAACGTGCCATCCACCGTGTGCAGAAACGTGCTAAAGGCGGCGATAAAGACGCAAAAGCTGAACTGGCTGCGCTGGAAAAATGTCTGCCACAGCTTGAGAACGCGGGTATGTTGCGCGCTCTGCCTTTGACGGATGAAGATAAAGCCGCAATCAAATATCTGAGCTTCCTGACGTTAAAACCAACCATGTACATCGCTAACGTCAACGAAGATGGTTATGAGAACAACCCATACCTCGACAAAGTGCGTGAAATCGCCGCGGCTGAAGGCTCTGTGGTTGTTGCTGTCTGTGCGGCTGTTGAGTCTGACATTGCTGAACTTGACGACGCTGACCGTGACGAATTTATGGCTGAAATGGGTCTGGAAGAACCGGGTCTGAACCGCGTTATTCGCGCCGGTTATGAGTTGCTGAACCTGCAAACTTACTTTACCGCTGGCGTAAAAGAAGTTCGTGCCTGGACTATCCCTGTTGGCGCAACAGCCCCACAAGCGGCCGGTAAAATCCACACCGACTTCGAGAAAGGCTTTATCCGCGCTCAGACTATCGCGTACGAAGATTTCATCACCTACAAGGGTGAACAAGGCGCGAAAGAAGCCGGCAAAATGCGCGCTGAAGGTAAAGACTACATCGTTAAAGATGGCGATGTGATGAACTTCCTGTTCAACGTCTAAATCCTTTACGTTGTCTCATGAGGTTTCATTGAATCTCATGACGACAAAAAAAACCCATAAAATCCACGCTATTGCGTGGATTTTACATTTCATAACGTCCCAGGTAATTCCATATAAGCCCGACCTAAAATGAGTACAAAAATGAGTACAATAAATTTCCACTTTCAGTTTAGGTGAGTACAATGACAGAATAAAAAACATACAAGAGGTCGCTATGCTTACTGATACTCGATGCCGTACTGCCAAGCCTAAAGAAAAGCTCTATCGACTCAATGATTTCAGCGGACTTTACCTGGAAGTGAAGCCTAACGGTAAAAAAGCCTGGCGCTATCGATTTAAACTCAACGGAAAATCCAGCATGTTTGCGTTGGGTGAATACCCTGCAGTAAAACTCGCTGAAGCGCGGGAGAAATGTGAGCAAGCGCGCAAACAGGTAACCGATGGCGTAAACCCTGCACAAGCCCGTCAGTTAGATAAGATCCGTAAGATTAACGATGCATCCAACACTTTTGAACTTATTGCCAAAGAGTGGCTGCAGATGAAGGACTGGGCTGAAATCACAAAGACACGACGCCTCAATATGTTGGAACGTGTAGTTTTCCCGGCAATTGGTAAGCTCCCTGTAAAAGAGATCACCCCGCACCACATCCTTAAAATTCTTCAGGAAACAGCGAAACGCGGCGCACCAACAGTTGCGGCTGAAGCCCGACGAACCATTTCCTCAGTATTTGAGCTAGCGGTTGCCACCCTCAGAACGGATAGTGATCCAGTCTGGCCTGTTCGCAAAGCTCTCCCTGCAAATAAAACGCAACATAAACAGGCTTTGAGTTCACAGCAAATTGGTAAACTATTAAACAGTTTTGATAACAGCAGAGGGACATATCAGGTTAACTATTGCATGTGGTTAATGTGGTGGACACTGGCTCGTCCCGCCGAAGTCACAGGGGCAAAATGGGCTGAATTCGATCTTGATAAATCATTATGGATCATTCCGTCAGTACGAATGAAAGCTCGTAGAGAACACGTTGTTCCTCTTCCTTCACAAGCCGTAAAAATGCTCGAGACACTTCATGGTTTAACCGGGCATAGACAGCATATCTTTCCGGGGCGTGATAACCCTCGTGGCCCCATGACTTCGCATTCCCTACGGCAACTGCTCAAGAGCCTTGGCTGGAGCGGAATTTACAGCCCACATGCAACCAGAACTACAGGGAGTACACGTTTGAATGAGATGGGCTATCGGCCTGATGCTATTGAGGCTCAGCTTGCTCATGCTGATACAAATAATGTTCGTAGCACATACAACCACGCGATTTATCTTGATGAAAGAAAAGTAATGATGCAAGACTGGGCAAATAGGATAGATGAATGGGTCCTGGGTTATAGTGAATTTCCACCGTTTCATCGCTAAAAATCTTGCACTTACTCTATTCTAAGTTGCATGAATTATTTCAACGTCATAGGTAGTTCACATCACTCCGATATTCGATTGGTGTGTGGACCAAGTTTCGGACTGTATTCATTTATTCCCGTAGCCCCAAATTACACACTATAGCAACCACCTGCCACGCAGTCCGGGTGGTTGCTATAGTGCTTAGAGAAAAATCAAACTAATTGCGGTTTGCGGCTATTGAGTTTCGCTGTAATCCAATCTTCAATTTCAGACTCAAGCCAAGCTGCGCTTGCTGGACCAATCTTGCAAGATTGGGGAAAATTACCGCTCCGCATATCGCGATAAACCTGCGAACGCTTCAAACCAGTTTTATCCATTACTTCAGGTAATCGTAATAAACGATGAATACTCATATTACCCTCCAGACCTTATTGGACTTATGATTATCCGACGCGTATGTGAAATAAACTCAACAAACTGTGTTTCTGGTTTGTAAGATTTTAAAAACTCAATCACTCAATGTTTTTACCAAAATTAATCCCCCCTATCTGGATGTGAACAGCCAAGGGGATGCCGCACCGTACAATTATTTCCGACAGCACCTGCACGTTAATAGCATCAGGATTTCTGATTAAAGCAAGTGCACTGGTGTCTGCTTTTTATATCTGTCCCTGTGAACCCTAGTGATTTAGGTGGAAGACTCAATCTGGCCACAGCGCTTTAAAAACAGGCCATCAGGAGCTGATGTCATTGTCGCTATCCATCACTGACAGATAGGGATTATCTTCCGGGACCGTCTCGCTAAAAAGTTCATCGTGATTATCCAGCAAATACCCTTTTACCTGCCGGGTCTTGCGTGGCCCCTTCACTTCGCAGGTAAAAATATTAATGCCGTCATCTCCGCGATAATGGTTTCCCAGTTTCTGAAAACCTCGCTGAACCTGACGCCACTCTTCACCAGTTTTTCCACTGGTTGACTGCACATACAGTTTGAATATGCCCGGTGACATCAGAAAAGTCCGCCCATCCACTCTGTGCACCGGGGATTTCGCATCATTCACCGCGATGCTGCGCGCCTGCAGGCCTTCGCGTAGCCACCGGAAAAAATCCTCACCGACTGCCGAACGGGGCGAATGTTCAGATGTAGGAGAGGTTATTTCTGTGGTGGTGGATTGAGCCGGAACTTCGGTTTTCATGGCATCTGCCATTGGCGGTAAACACGCAGCACCTGTTACACATTCAGCCTCATAGACGGGATTTACCGCTTTGGCTGGCGCAAAGAGCGAAAATGCCAGCTCAGCCAGTGGGTCACTTTCCGGCACGGGTTGCACTTCCGAAACCTGCATGGCGACGTCGATATCATCCTTGTCTGTTGCTCCGCCAAGAACAGAAACGACGGTGACCTGCCCTGCAAACGCTGCCGGACGGTTCTCCACATCCCGCCAGATCCGCGAAGGCGACAGCTGCAGTAGCGTCAACGGGCTACCTGGAGTCCAGCCACCGTCAGCCTTAATGTCACACGACCAGATGGCTTTTCCCTCCGGGGTTGGAATGATCAGACCGTGGGCCTGCATCTCATCAAACAGACGAAGATTATTATCCGGCACGCCGGTGACACCCTGCTGCAACAGCCAGGCGCGCACGTTATCGGCCGTAGTTTTGCTGATAAGCCACAACGCATCCTCTGTCAGCCAGCCATCCGAGCCCGAATGGGGGTTATTCAGCTTATAGCGGGTTAGTACCAGCTCACACAGCGCTGTCAGCATCTGCTTTGCCAGAGACGGCTGCGGATTATCCAGCACGCTGTCTGCCCGGGCCCCCATAAACTGTGCCACCGACGCGCGATCCGCCTCCTGTACCAGCACGCCCATCACGCCTGCCCGGTCAGAATGCCCGCTGATGCAGTATAAAAACGCCGCATACAACGCCGGAAACTGCGCCAGCCAATTCAGCGCCGCGTCGGGGAGCACTCGGGCGACCAGAAACGCCCCCGCCACCGGATGAAGCTGATAATCCCGTGGCCTGCGGTATTTCAGTCGGTACGGTTTTTCCGGCGGCCCCGTCCACGGATACCAGGGCTCATTGTCATCGGTCGTCATCTCTATGTCGGCGACAATTTTTCCCAGGTCATGTAGCAACGCGGCATACAACACCCCGGCCGTCCAGGCTTCCGCTTCGCGGGCCTGGTCTTCCGGTGCCGCGCCTGTCGGCAACAAATGACGCTGGCGCAGCTTCGCCGCAAACGCCATCACTTCCAGCGAGTGGTCAAGCAGTCCGCCGGGGTATGCGTGATGATGGTATTCAGAGGCCGGTAACTGTTGCACCAGCTCAGCGAAACGCGCAATCGGCACGTCATAAAGTTCGTTAAATAAAGAGGAAGGCATGGAGGTTCGCTGCCAGATAATTTTCATCAGTCGCTGGCGCAGCGGTGTGGCAAGCAACGCCTCCGCCCGCTGCGGATAAAACCAGCCGGGTTTGTTTTCCACTTCCGCCTGCCGGTTATCGCTTTCCGGTGGTGGCGCCGGCTTTCTGAGCCATTTCAGCTTTGCATAAAATCCTGCGTTCATGAATGCCCCCTTTCATTTATTCATGCTGCGCCAGAAGTGGTAACACTCCAATAAAAATGCCGTCATGCTTTTCCCCTGCTCGGTGGCCACCAGTTTGATCTCACGGTGAAGTTGTGGGTCGATACGAATTTGCAGCGGTCGGGTATCTCCCACCCGGTGGTCAACGAGGGTCGCGGCCAGCGGGCGTGGAACGATTGGGGAGAGTTTCAGTTGCGGTTTTCTTGCCATCACAGCCTCCGTCAGTGTGAAAGGCTGAAATCATGAAAATAGGCAATGCGCGTTGCATGATTTCAGCTGCAGGGGATCAGTCGCCGGTCTGCCCGGCGCGAGCAAGAATGTCATGCACGATATTTCTGGCACGGCGATTGAGGGTTTTCCAGAGCGTCTCGGTGATGGTATGCCCCGCATCCAGCGCGATGCTGTAGCCCGCTTTGAAGGTGAGAAACGTGGGCGAACAGGCAAACTGCCAGGCGCTTATCGTCCGGATGGCGGCATTCCCTTCCGCGATGCTCGGGGCTTTCCCCACCACATAAAACAACCGGTTGTGCGGGATCCCTTTATGCACCAGCTCATGGCCGAGCAGCAGCGAGGGCTCCAGGTCATCGAGTGATGTCCCGGTCGCTATCACCACAAGGTTCGATTGGCGGGCAATATCCAATGAGGAAATATCGACAAACGGGCGCGTATCGACAATCAGGCACGGATAATGACGGGTCGCTTTCAGCGCCACATCGTGGCGGCGATACACGTCAGTCTCAACTGCCGGTAAAAAACCGGATTTGTCGCGGCGCTCGGCCCATTTGGCGCTGGTCTGTTGCTGGCTGTCCAGGTCG
The nucleotide sequence above comes from Buttiauxella selenatireducens. Encoded proteins:
- a CDS encoding toxin-antitoxin system HicB family antitoxin — translated: MARKPQLKLSPIVPRPLAATLVDHRVGDTRPLQIRIDPQLHREIKLVATEQGKSMTAFLLECYHFWRSMNK
- a CDS encoding ParA family protein, coding for MMIISFISQKGGVGRSTLARATAVECIRSGKSTHLCDLDSQQQTSAKWAERRDKSGFLPAVETDVYRRHDVALKATRHYPCLIVDTRPFVDISSLDIARQSNLVVIATGTSLDDLEPSLLLGHELVHKGIPHNRLFYVVGKAPSIAEGNAAIRTISAWQFACSPTFLTFKAGYSIALDAGHTITETLWKTLNRRARNIVHDILARAGQTGD
- the mobH gene encoding MobH family relaxase; protein product: MNAGFYAKLKWLRKPAPPPESDNRQAEVENKPGWFYPQRAEALLATPLRQRLMKIIWQRTSMPSSLFNELYDVPIARFAELVQQLPASEYHHHAYPGGLLDHSLEVMAFAAKLRQRHLLPTGAAPEDQAREAEAWTAGVLYAALLHDLGKIVADIEMTTDDNEPWYPWTGPPEKPYRLKYRRPRDYQLHPVAGAFLVARVLPDAALNWLAQFPALYAAFLYCISGHSDRAGVMGVLVQEADRASVAQFMGARADSVLDNPQPSLAKQMLTALCELVLTRYKLNNPHSGSDGWLTEDALWLISKTTADNVRAWLLQQGVTGVPDNNLRLFDEMQAHGLIIPTPEGKAIWSCDIKADGGWTPGSPLTLLQLSPSRIWRDVENRPAAFAGQVTVVSVLGGATDKDDIDVAMQVSEVQPVPESDPLAELAFSLFAPAKAVNPVYEAECVTGAACLPPMADAMKTEVPAQSTTTEITSPTSEHSPRSAVGEDFFRWLREGLQARSIAVNDAKSPVHRVDGRTFLMSPGIFKLYVQSTSGKTGEEWRQVQRGFQKLGNHYRGDDGINIFTCEVKGPRKTRQVKGYLLDNHDELFSETVPEDNPYLSVMDSDNDISS